The following are from one region of the Arachis duranensis cultivar V14167 chromosome 10, aradu.V14167.gnm2.J7QH, whole genome shotgun sequence genome:
- the LOC107469295 gene encoding uncharacterized protein LOC107469295 isoform X1, protein MRAVAARFSNYLCKRRPVISVQSRNFSSYSGKDELSIEQEAERKVGWLLKTIFFATAAAAGYQFFPYMGENLMQQSVSLLRVRDPLYKRMGASRLTRFAIDDERRMKILEMGGAKELLNMLSTAKDDRTRKAALEALAALSQSDKVLASLHNAGAISIIRSVPNSLEDAEVEKFKLSLMKRFQDLRVSYEEIDGISNWMQIFLFGS, encoded by the exons ATGCGCGCCGTAGCTGCTCGCTTTTCTAAC TATTTATGTAAGAGGAGACCTGTGATCAGTGTTCAATCTCGTAATTTTTCATCATATAGTGGCAAAG ATGAGCTATCTATTGAACAAGAAGCTGAGAGAAAAGTTGGATGGCTATTAAAGACGATATTTTTCGCCACAGCTGCAGCCGCAGGATACCAGTTCTTTCCTTATATGG GAGAGAACTTGATGCAGCAGTCAGTTTCACTTTTGCGCGTCAGGGATCCCTTGTATAAAAGGATGGGAGCTTCTAGGTTGACTCGATTTGCAATAGATG ATGAAAGAAGGATGAAGATACTTGAGATGGGTGGAGCTAAAGAGCTCTTAAATATGTTAAGCACGGCTAAGGATGACCGCACACGAAAAGCAGCTTTGGAGGCTCTTGCTGCATTGTCACAATCAG ATAAAGTTCTTGCGTCGCTGCACAATGCTGGGGCCATTTCAATCATTAGGTCTGTACCAAATTCACTTGAGGATGCAGAAGTTGAGAAATTCAAGTTGAGCTTGATGAAGAGGTTCCAGGATCTGAG ggtTTCATATGAAGAAATTGATGGGATTTCAAACTGGATGcaaatatttttgtttggtAGTTAA
- the LOC107469295 gene encoding uncharacterized protein LOC107469295 isoform X4 gives MRAVAARFSNYLCKRRPVISVQSRNFSSYSGKDELSIEQEAERKVGWLLKTIFFATAAAAGYQFFPYMGENLMQQSVSLLRVRDPLYKRMGASRLTRFAIDDERRMKILEMGGAKELLNMLSTAKDDRTRKAALEALAALSQSDKVLASLHNAGAISIIRSVPNSLEDAEVEKFKLSLMKRFQDLS, from the exons ATGCGCGCCGTAGCTGCTCGCTTTTCTAAC TATTTATGTAAGAGGAGACCTGTGATCAGTGTTCAATCTCGTAATTTTTCATCATATAGTGGCAAAG ATGAGCTATCTATTGAACAAGAAGCTGAGAGAAAAGTTGGATGGCTATTAAAGACGATATTTTTCGCCACAGCTGCAGCCGCAGGATACCAGTTCTTTCCTTATATGG GAGAGAACTTGATGCAGCAGTCAGTTTCACTTTTGCGCGTCAGGGATCCCTTGTATAAAAGGATGGGAGCTTCTAGGTTGACTCGATTTGCAATAGATG ATGAAAGAAGGATGAAGATACTTGAGATGGGTGGAGCTAAAGAGCTCTTAAATATGTTAAGCACGGCTAAGGATGACCGCACACGAAAAGCAGCTTTGGAGGCTCTTGCTGCATTGTCACAATCAG ATAAAGTTCTTGCGTCGCTGCACAATGCTGGGGCCATTTCAATCATTAGGTCTGTACCAAATTCACTTGAGGATGCAGAAGTTGAGAAATTCAAGTTGAGCTTGATGAAGAGGTTCCAGGATCTGAG TTAA
- the LOC107469295 gene encoding uncharacterized protein LOC107469295 isoform X2, whose translation MRAVAARFSNYLCKRRPVISVQSRNFSSYSGKDELSIEQEAERKVGWLLKTIFFATAAAAGYQFFPYMGENLMQQSVSLLRVRDPLYKRMGASRLTRFAIDDERRMKILEMGGAKELLNMLSTAKDDRTRKAALEALAALSQSDKVLASLHNAGAISIIRSVPNSLEDAEVEKFKLSLMKRFQDLSWKDVVWFLCV comes from the exons ATGCGCGCCGTAGCTGCTCGCTTTTCTAAC TATTTATGTAAGAGGAGACCTGTGATCAGTGTTCAATCTCGTAATTTTTCATCATATAGTGGCAAAG ATGAGCTATCTATTGAACAAGAAGCTGAGAGAAAAGTTGGATGGCTATTAAAGACGATATTTTTCGCCACAGCTGCAGCCGCAGGATACCAGTTCTTTCCTTATATGG GAGAGAACTTGATGCAGCAGTCAGTTTCACTTTTGCGCGTCAGGGATCCCTTGTATAAAAGGATGGGAGCTTCTAGGTTGACTCGATTTGCAATAGATG ATGAAAGAAGGATGAAGATACTTGAGATGGGTGGAGCTAAAGAGCTCTTAAATATGTTAAGCACGGCTAAGGATGACCGCACACGAAAAGCAGCTTTGGAGGCTCTTGCTGCATTGTCACAATCAG ATAAAGTTCTTGCGTCGCTGCACAATGCTGGGGCCATTTCAATCATTAGGTCTGTACCAAATTCACTTGAGGATGCAGAAGTTGAGAAATTCAAGTTGAGCTTGATGAAGAGGTTCCAGGATCTGAG TTGGAAGGATGTTGTGTGGTTTCTTTGTGTTTAA
- the LOC107469295 gene encoding uncharacterized protein LOC107469295 isoform X3: MRAVAARFSNYLCKRRPVISVQSRNFSSYSGKDELSIEQEAERKVGWLLKTIFFATAAAAGYQFFPYMGENLMQQSVSLLRVRDPLYKRMGASRLTRFAIDDERRMKILEMGGAKELLNMLSTAKDDRTRKAALEALAALSQSDKVLASLHNAGAISIIRSVPNSLEDAEVEKFKLSLMKRFQDLRYDLSS, encoded by the exons ATGCGCGCCGTAGCTGCTCGCTTTTCTAAC TATTTATGTAAGAGGAGACCTGTGATCAGTGTTCAATCTCGTAATTTTTCATCATATAGTGGCAAAG ATGAGCTATCTATTGAACAAGAAGCTGAGAGAAAAGTTGGATGGCTATTAAAGACGATATTTTTCGCCACAGCTGCAGCCGCAGGATACCAGTTCTTTCCTTATATGG GAGAGAACTTGATGCAGCAGTCAGTTTCACTTTTGCGCGTCAGGGATCCCTTGTATAAAAGGATGGGAGCTTCTAGGTTGACTCGATTTGCAATAGATG ATGAAAGAAGGATGAAGATACTTGAGATGGGTGGAGCTAAAGAGCTCTTAAATATGTTAAGCACGGCTAAGGATGACCGCACACGAAAAGCAGCTTTGGAGGCTCTTGCTGCATTGTCACAATCAG ATAAAGTTCTTGCGTCGCTGCACAATGCTGGGGCCATTTCAATCATTAGGTCTGTACCAAATTCACTTGAGGATGCAGAAGTTGAGAAATTCAAGTTGAGCTTGATGAAGAGGTTCCAGGATCTGAGGTATGATTTGTCTTCATGA